One Aneurinibacillus migulanus genomic region harbors:
- a CDS encoding cytidine deaminase, with amino-acid sequence MDNQALLKEAMKARQKAYTPYSKFKVGAALLTKEGKVYHGCNVENAAYSLCNCAERTALFSAYAQGDLEYERLAVVADTPGPCSPCGACRQVISELCPPQMEVVMSNLTGDTKIMTVAELLPGAFNQEDLNG; translated from the coding sequence ATGGATAATCAAGCGTTGCTGAAGGAAGCGATGAAAGCGCGCCAAAAAGCGTATACGCCCTATTCCAAGTTCAAAGTGGGTGCCGCTCTTCTGACGAAAGAAGGTAAGGTGTATCATGGTTGTAATGTGGAGAATGCTGCATATTCCCTATGTAACTGTGCGGAGAGAACAGCACTATTCTCTGCATATGCCCAGGGGGATCTTGAATACGAGCGTCTGGCTGTTGTAGCCGATACTCCGGGACCGTGCTCACCTTGTGGTGCATGTCGTCAGGTAATCTCCGAGCTGTGTCCGCCGCAGATGGAAGTCGTGATGAGCAACCTGACCGGAGACACCAAGATTATGACCGTGGCGGAGTTGCTGCCCGGCGCGTTCAATCAGGAGGATTTGAATGGATAA